Proteins co-encoded in one Rudaeicoccus suwonensis genomic window:
- a CDS encoding SCO family protein — protein sequence MNRGRLKRSWVLSSVVVVSAALAGCGSGSGSGTSAASLSTPSAIATPKDLQGVGTPMDSAMPANILDLQFTTSTGQHTSLAALKGKTVVLQDIMTLCQETCPIDTATLVSTDRAEVAAGRSKNEVFVSLTVDPVRDTVPQIAAYRALYAPPPANWQVWTGSQASVNAIWNFLGVWRQKVADDPGTPPRNWRTGQPLTYDVQHSDEVFFIDPQQRERFLLEGTPYATKGQVPKAMYDFMDADGRKNLTSPDPSAWTQAQAQKVLAWIDG from the coding sequence GTGAATCGTGGTCGGTTGAAGCGTAGTTGGGTGCTGTCGTCGGTGGTCGTCGTGTCGGCCGCCCTTGCGGGATGCGGCTCAGGCAGCGGGTCCGGCACGTCGGCGGCGTCGCTCTCGACACCGTCGGCCATCGCGACACCCAAGGACCTGCAAGGCGTTGGTACCCCAATGGATTCGGCCATGCCGGCGAACATCCTGGATCTGCAGTTCACGACCTCGACCGGTCAGCACACCAGCCTGGCGGCGCTCAAGGGCAAGACGGTCGTGCTGCAGGACATCATGACGTTGTGCCAGGAGACCTGCCCGATCGACACGGCCACCCTCGTCAGCACCGACCGCGCCGAGGTGGCCGCCGGCCGGTCGAAGAATGAGGTTTTCGTCTCGCTCACCGTCGACCCTGTGCGCGACACAGTGCCGCAGATCGCTGCCTACCGCGCGCTGTACGCGCCGCCGCCGGCCAACTGGCAGGTGTGGACCGGTAGTCAGGCGTCGGTGAACGCCATCTGGAACTTCCTGGGCGTCTGGCGCCAGAAGGTCGCCGACGACCCGGGCACGCCACCGCGCAACTGGCGCACCGGGCAGCCACTGACGTATGACGTGCAGCATTCCGACGAGGTCTTCTTCATCGACCCGCAGCAGCGTGAGCGATTCCTGCTCGAGGGCACGCCGTACGCCACGAAGGGTCAGGTGCCCAAGGCGATGTACGACTTCATGGATGCCGACGGCCGCAAGAACCTCACCTCGCCGGACCCGAGCGCATGGACGCAGGCGCAAGCCCAGAAAGTGCTCGCCTGGATCGACGGCTGA